In Cicer arietinum cultivar CDC Frontier isolate Library 1 chromosome 7, Cicar.CDCFrontier_v2.0, whole genome shotgun sequence, a single window of DNA contains:
- the LOC101515063 gene encoding protein LURP-one-related 11-like encodes MTKQILTMGKVHPQALISSTTCNIFTSKQETFTLWMKSLVLNGKGCTVFDSNGQIAYRVDNYNCSHRNEVHLMDQRGMVLFTILKKQYKLSRFWEGYKLPATRNNDQKGPCFRVCKNYSISRWDSTYEVELGLDKNQPYNYKIESSTCKSAYKISDKFGVIVAELRRKKSSCGVDLGDDVFTMVVEPNIDLSLIMGVVVAYSLMKSKM; translated from the exons atgaCTAAACAAATTTTAACCATGGGAAAAGTTCACCCCCAAGCACTAATTTCCTCTACTACTTGCAATATTTTCACTTCAAAGCAAGAGACTTTCACCCTATGGATGAAATCTCTAGTATTGAATGGAAAGGGATGTACTGTCTTTGATTCCAATGGTCAAATTGCATATAGAGTTGATAACTACAATTGTAGCCATAGAAATGAAGTCCATCTCATGGATCAAAGAGGCATGGTTTTGTTTACTATACTTAAAAAG CAATATAAGTTGTCAAGGTTTTGGGAGGGTTACAAACTTCCTGCCACAAGGAATAATGACCAAAAGGGACCATGCTTTAGAGTTTGTAAAAATTATAGCATCTCTAGATGGGATTCAACTTATGAAGTTGAACTTGGTTTGGACAAAAATCAAccatataattataaaatagaaagtAGCACTTGCAAGTCAGCTTACAAAATATCCGACAAGTTTGGAGTCATAGTTGCAGAG CTAAGGAGAAAGAAGTCATCTTGTGGAGTTGATTTAGGAGATGATGTTTTCACAATGGTGGTGGAGCCAAATATTGATCTTTCT